The Carassius gibelio isolate Cgi1373 ecotype wild population from Czech Republic chromosome B11, carGib1.2-hapl.c, whole genome shotgun sequence genomic sequence CTCTTTCCTCCTTCACCCGAGCTATTCTTCTGATCACCTTGGGAACCCTGCATCCGTTTACGAATGGTATCTATCTTTTCATACATGTTTTTCTTTGTGATTGGATGCACCTGTATGAACCGACTACCCATGTACTGCATATGGCAACCGAGAGCAGCTTTGTAGTCCGTTTCATTCCTAAACTCCACAAATCCCTCACCTGTTGCCCTGCCATTTGGTCCATATGCAATATAAATACTATCTTCAACAATGTTTAGATTTTTGAAAAACTCAAAGATCTGCTTGTTTTCTGCTTCATAAGGGAGTCCTTTCAAATAAACACAGAATTCTAGTTTGTGGGGAGATCGGGATCTGGCTCGCTCACGGCCAGAGGGTGATGGCGAATTGACGTTTCTACGATGATGACGGCTTTGTTCGGCATCACCACCTGCTTTAGACTGTCCCGAGCTCTCTCTCCACTGCCGCTCTGTAGCTGGATAAATCTCAACATATCTTTGGCCTATCATTCCTGCGTTTCTTTTCAGAGCCTCGAAAGATTCTTGGGGTGAGTAAAACTTAACCAATGCCATGCCGTTGTTCCTACCCAGGTTGTCTTTGAGCAAACGAACAGACTCAATCCCAAGTCCCTGGAAAAAATCTCTAACTTCAATTTCACTGACTGAAAAAGGAAGGCCATGTAGATGAACGTAAAACTCATCTGGGTTTGTCACTGGCGATTTCATGTGAGGTTGGAGATTCAGGTGGTTTAGAGGGTTTAGGGGATTCAGGAACATTGGATTGGGATTTCCGAGAGACAGTGGACCAGAGGCTAAACCACCAGCGACAGGGCCAACTGGGGGAGGGACACCAGGGTTGAACGGAGGAAACGCAGGCATGTGCGGCATGTGTGCAATGGGAGGGACCGGAGGCACTGATGTTAGCGGATTAACAGCTGGTACTGGTGGCAGTGTGGAAACTGGTGGTGGTACTGGTATGGGGGGCATCGGTGGTAGAGTTTGCATGGTAGGCAAGGGAGGTATCGGGGGAGGTACAGAGTTCATCGACGACATTGCTGTGGTCATTGTGGATCCCAAACTAAGACTTGGgctgctgaaattattaaagttTGGGGGCATATTGCCAATGGTAGTGGTGGAAAAAGTAGGGACAGTCTTGTTGCTTATAGGCTCATGTGTTGATGGTGCTGTGGTGGCTGTAGTTGAAGTTGTGTTACTAAAACTTTGTGCTGTGGTTGACAAGTTGCCCCTTCCACTACCACCAGTACTAACTGGTGGACCCGGCCTACTGCCATTTCCTGTGGCAACATCTGCACTGCCAGTTTCAAAGCGCCTACGGCTGAGCTCGATCATATTTTGCATTTCAGTTTTGCTACTCAGCAACAAAGAAACCTTGGATCCTTTGATTGACCCCCCTGTGCGCATCATCCCAAGCCTTGCATCTTCATCTGTGGCGAACACGATAAAAGCCTCACCGTGTTCACCCCCTACAATATGCACACCACCATCCGGGATGGTCAATCCAGAGAAGAAATGGCGTATGTCCATAGTCCCAGCCACAATGGGGAGACCCTGCAAACGGATGACCACAGCCATGCTGAGGTGCAATAACACACACCTGTAGATGAAAGAAGGCAACGACCGTCAGGCTATGGTAAAAGGCAAAAAGATAACAAAACCAGTATACAAACCACAAGAACACAATCAACAGCAAGACCAAATATTATGGAGGAAAACAAATTatagcagaaaaaaaatagaGCTTGATTTGTAACCCTGCAAAGCCAGTAAGAAACACAAACTCTTAGCTCATTACATTGTTTAATGCCTTTGTAGTTGTAGCCAAAGCACACTACCAtacttgatttaattttatagcatgcaacaaacaaaaccaaaacatatTTTGACTAATGAATTGAGCTGAACAAAACTTATCAAACAACAGCAATTTttagtgcatttaaaaatatttttaaacacaaaGCATTCTACATAAAACACCATTTTAAACATGCAATTTGCCCGAGTTTAACTTCAGTCACAATCTTCAAATCTGACAAGAAGACCGAGATCAATAACACCGTTTGGTATTTTGTATTACAGGGGTCCTATTacgctcttttacaaagtcttggaTTTGTTTAAGTGGTGTTCTAGAACATTCTCACATGATCGGTGgttcaaaaacacattgtttttccACATAATTTACATCATTACAATACCTTTCTCTCTAGCCTGGCACAAACGGCTCAATTATTAACAGGTTTGACAATGGAACGCCTtccaaaaaactaaatgtattttgactggttagctgtcccagtgcattgtgattggcgaACAACTTGGATGGTTTTTCAGTACTGCTACTCCCCTCGCGAAAGCAGCAATTTCGTCAACATTGCCATATCACTTTGAGCCAGATTCAGACCCGAGAATACTGAACAAGAGGATTGTGAAGAACCTTGGCACTCACAGATTTTGCAAGACATATTAGAGTGGCAACGTTAGTTattgtttggttttcttttttggCAAAATCATGTTTCAGATTTTCAGATCAGGATGTCAACAACTGCATTTACGATGTACAGATAAAcgcatatatattatgtttattgttcTTTAAATCTAATATTATAACATGAATTGCAGTGAAACTTAttcagctgtttttatttataccatagtccagtgtttcccacagactaTTTGTGGTGGCATATATATGCAAACTCATTCTCTGAAGGCAGGAAGCGATGTTGGAGTGGTAGAGATCGATGTTTCCCCGGTAACGCTGTACAAAGAGCAGCGCtcagctcacaaacactgctttatcagatATTACATGCAAGGcgaaattaaaattacattcagttttctaaagacagtccagtattttactgtcagcAATTTATTATAAAAGCTTTCATAACTGtaacatacatatttacataattattcaGGTGCATGTGTAATAACTTGTGAAAACTTGACGCAACAGCAGCACTACTTTGTCGTCGCCATCTTATCTGATGGACTCAACCAAGTGTTCTAACCATGACTCGCCCCTCCCTACACCACATCCTTTCGAATTTCTGTAGGTATGAATTACTTTAACAATATTCAAATGGGCCGATTTGTGACATCATAAAATCATGGAATACAACACTGTAGTCTAAATGAGCCATTCGTTGTAGTTCTAGAAAGGGGACTAAATATCTCCctttgaagtggactttgagatttgtaactttgtagatctttAAACCAAAACATTCACATTACACACGACTaaatttcaaaaagtgaaaaagcataataggacccctttaagcaAAAACAGTCCTGGGGTCACAGCACTGAACATCTGAcacattcagttcagttcatgaaGATCTTTCCTAATGGGCTAATCACTCAggtgtttttaataaaacatatgcCGTGCTGTGGGTCCCCAGGACCAGGATTGAAGACCATGGGTGTAGCCTATTCTACAGTGCTTCTGGCTTAATGATTAACTGACCACAGGGTCCCCAAACTTTttgacaaattaattttaattgtttttatacataGTCACCTGTGATTAATGtgataaacctttttttaaatccttaaaaaaaatacaaaaaagagagagggagattgCACTCACCAAAAGCAATTTATAGCTTAGTTGACAAATTATATTGAGCTGAGCAGAACCAGAAAACTTTACATTGCATTTCTTAAAGATTTTAATTTCCTCAACTTTTTCAGCCTGGGGAATATCAATTTCAAAATTCTCCTTAAATTTCCAGTGGGAACTCTTAACAGGCTTTAATATGCTTTATAACAGGTAACAAGCAACAACCTAAAAGAAATTTGTGAAGCAATTTTCTTATTGTCCCCAAaaactttaaaggaacactccactttttttttggaaataggaTCATtctccaactcccctagagttaataaaatgagttttacctttttttaatccattcagcTGTTTTTTCGGGTCTGGGGATAGCACTTTTAGCATAGCTTAGCATACATCATTGAATCCTATTAGACCAGTAGCATTGcattcaaaaatgaccaaagagtttcaatatttttcctatttaaaacttgactatTCTGTAGTTATATTGTGTTATAACTGTGCTGCTGTAACATGGCCGCAGCAGGCGCAGCTATATCATGCAGTAGTTAGTTCCCAGCAACTCAGCTATagctgcaactacacaaactagctggggactattttcaggtgctgcgtGATATCACTGTGCCTGCTGCAGCCATGTTACAGCAGcacagttccttgattattatgccAGAATTGAAGTCCCTAATCATATCAGccaaaaacttttcattttccgccGATCTTAGTACATGGTATAACTACAGAAGAGTAAagttttatagaaaaaaatatagaaactctttggtcatttttgaatgTGATGCTACTGGTCTAATGGGATTCAATGATGTATGCTAAGCTATGCTAAAAGTGATATTGCCAGACCCAGAGATTGGCTGAACGGAATCGAAAATGATAAAACTCTGGGGGAGTTGGAGAATGAACCTATTTCCAAAAAAAGTGCAGTGTTCCTTTAATAGCAATGTATAAAAAGATAGAAAGAGAATTGCATTGTAGATATAGTCAACCATTTGCACAGAATACATATTGCAATGACATTTTAAGACAAGAAATGTCATTAAGCCACATTTCTAGACCGTATGTGAATGCATTTTTCTTAATCTTTTTTAGATGATAATAATTTGACCACATCTCTCGAATTTTAATTGACTAAGATCCCTCAGATGCTTACCTGTGTTAAAAGTGCTGCTTCGTTACAAGATGCACAGGATACCCAAGCCAATCCTGACGGCAatcatttaaaatcaattcttgactgtaataaaaagaataaacgGAGGAAAATATATGTAAACAGCATTAGAACAAGCATACCCATGAGGAAAAACCATTCAGTGGCAGCCATTTCCAGACCATTTAGTATAACATATTCTTGTACAGcgaaacaaaaaatgtaatcacCACTTGTGCGCATGAGATGTTGGCCAGCTGCTTCACAAAACCAATCAACATGAGAATTGATCTTAAAATGCATGCATATCATGTATCTCAAGTATACCGGCAAACATTTATACTTTAtaccaaaacaaaaatacaggaaCAGTttcagagatgaagaaaaaaaaagtgtcagggAGTGAAGAGAAAATCTGATTATTAATCTAATGGTTAAATTGTGAGCAATGTGAAAGAAACGTAATTGGAGAATATATCTAACAGCATCCTTGTTTTCTTAACCTAATTCATTCTGACCTACAATTTGGTAAACCTTAAACATACAGaatcagaaaaaaactaaaaacaacagaaaaaccaATGGGAATTTTAAGAaaccatttcttttttcttccagTTTCACACACAATTTAGGCTAACCCATGACACATTTACCCCCTTCATAAATGGAAAGTCTTTTACTCAACTTCCAAGACACCAGTTCATCTTTGGAAacccaaatatttttttcatattcttcATTTGTCATCATTTAAAGCAAGATGTTGTGGATTAAACTATCAGGgtgattttaattataataaaaaagaattatACATCTCTTTATGTGCATTTTGATGTGCTTAAGTTTTAGTTGCATGAACTTTCAAAGGttagacagatttaaaaaaatatttcatttgtgtTTCGATGAcgactgattttttttctttttggggtgAGAACATAATTTTCCATGTCTGGGTAAACAGTTTAAATAAGAGAGGAATATGCCTATCGGATCACCTACAACCAGAAACCACAAAAACTAGGTTAGTTCTTACATAATAGCGTATTTAGACAAAAAACGTGACAATACATTCTACCAGTTAGATACTGTTAAGAGTCTTAACCCCCAGAGGTGGAAACCAGGTCACATAATCAGAGGCCACTAACCATTTGAACATAAACCTGAATGTAAACAGATAGTAACTACCATCAACCAAATAATTCAAATAAGACATCAAGGTTGAAGTCTCTTATTTGCACTTTGAAAACATTGGGTAAAAACCATAACACAAGATTT encodes the following:
- the rbm12 gene encoding RNA-binding protein 12 yields the protein MAVVIRLQGLPIVAGTMDIRHFFSGLTIPDGGVHIVGGEHGEAFIVFATDEDARLGMMRTGGSIKGSKVSLLLSSKTEMQNMIELSRRRFETGSADVATGNGSRPGPPVSTGGSGRGNLSTTAQSFSNTTSTTATTAPSTHEPISNKTVPTFSTTTIGNMPPNFNNFSSPSLSLGSTMTTAMSSMNSVPPPIPPLPTMQTLPPMPPIPVPPPVSTLPPVPAVNPLTSVPPVPPIAHMPHMPAFPPFNPGVPPPVGPVAGGLASGPLSLGNPNPMFLNPLNPLNHLNLQPHMKSPVTNPDEFYVHLHGLPFSVSEIEVRDFFQGLGIESVRLLKDNLGRNNGMALVKFYSPQESFEALKRNAGMIGQRYVEIYPATERQWRESSGQSKAGGDAEQSRHHRRNVNSPSPSGRERARSRSPHKLEFCVYLKGLPYEAENKQIFEFFKNLNIVEDSIYIAYGPNGRATGEGFVEFRNETDYKAALGCHMQYMGSRFIQVHPITKKNMYEKIDTIRKRMQGSQGDQKNSSGEGGKSAKNCAHITNIPYNVSKKDVRLFLDGIQLFEESLKVLVDANGNGLGQAIVQFKSDEDALKAERLHRQKLNGRDAFVHLVTFEQMKEVERNPPPQAKRGQKSQGNSHAHAYVHSQPQVQVPQAPHAFPGMTGDEFNFLRNAVGTLGNGPPFVNPFIAPGNGLAAPPPLPPLGASMGDISFSIPPPMVGGPLPGPVLEHPGFRPDGNSAPAGFVSALEPLRGITPFDNGSSRKAVSQNHGSSQGQRPGSESLRGPSSSGPGNSRPIIVKIQNMPFTVTVDEIIDFFYGYQVLNGSVCLQFNEKGLPTGEAMVAFDSHDEAMAAVMDLNDRPIGARKVKVTLG